A segment of the Corynebacterium liangguodongii genome:
GGCGCAAGGCCGTGGTGCAGAACTTCGCCGATGTCGAGGCGATGGGGGCGCGCCCGATCGCGGCGGTGCTCGCCCTCTCCGCGCCGGGCTCGACGCCGCTGGAGGTGGTGCGCGAGCTCGCCGCCGGGATCCAATCGAAGGTCGGCGAATACTCCTGCGAGCTCGTCGGCGGCGACGTGACCAGCGGAGAGCAGCTCGTGCTGTCGCTCAGCGCGATCGGCTCGCTCGGCGGCAGTCTGCCGCCGCTGCGCCTTGCGGGAGCGCGTGCCGGCCAGCGCGTCGTGGCGCACGGCAACATCGGCTACTCCGCCGCCGGCCTGGCGCTGCTGCAATCCGGCGCGCAGATCCCCACAGCTCTCTACCCGCTGGTCCACGCCTACCAGTGCCCCCAGCTCACCCCCGGCCGCGGGCTCATCGCGCGCGCCGCCGGGGCGACCGCGATGACGGACAACTCAGATGGCCTCGTGCGAGACGTCTCCGCGCTGGCGTCGCAGTCGAACGTGCTCATCGACCTCTACTCCGCAGCATTGGCCCCGGACGAGCTCCTCTGCGCAGCGGGCGAGCTGCTCGGTGAGGACCCGTGGGCGTGGGTGCTCACGGGCGGGGAGGATCACACGCTTGTGGGCACGACCGAGGGCGATGCGCCGGTCGGCTTCCGCACGATAGGCAGCGTGCGCAAGGGATCTGGCGTGCTTGTCGACGCCTTAGAGCCCGCCTACACGGACGGTTGGGAGAGCTTCTTATGACGCTTCCTGTCCACGAGTCTTGGCAGTCCCCGCTCGCACCCGTAGAGGAGCGCATCCACGCGATGGGGCAGTTTTTGCGCGCGGAAGGTGCCTACCTGCCGCGCGGCAACGACATCCTGCGCGCGTTTGCCGACCCTTTCGACGCAGTCCGCGTGCTTATCGTCGGCCAGGATCCCTACCCGAGCCCCGGGCACCCGATGGGACTGGCGTTTTCCACCCAGCCCGGCGTCGCCGCGCCGCGCTCCCTGGTCAACATCTACCGAGAGCTCGAGGCTGATCTCGGCATCCCGCCGCGCGCAGACGGCGACTTGAGCAGCTGGGCAGGCCAAGGGATCATGCTGCTCAACAGGGTCCTCACCGTGCGCCCGGGCAAACCCGCCTCGCACCGTGGCAAGGGATGGGAGGCGGTGACCGAGGAGGCGATCCGCGCGCTGGCGCGGCGCGATCTGCCCCTCGTGGCCATCCTGTGGGGGCGCGACGCGCAGGGCGCGGCGGCCTTTTTGGGCGATATCCCCCGCATCGAATCGCCCCACCCTTCGCCGCTGTCGGCCAACCGTGGGTTTTTCGGCTCGAGGCCCTTCTCGCGCGCCAACGAGCTGCTCGAGGCGCAGGGGGTCAGCGGTGTCGACTGGTCGTTGTAGACTGTGTGTCCATGGCTAACCCACCCGCGTTCGACGGCCCCCGCCTGCTGTCTTGGGCACAACGCTCGGCCGCCGAGCTCGAGCGCCGCAGGGTGGAGATCAACCAGCTCAACGTCTTCCCTGTGCCCGATTCGGATACCGGTTCCAACATGGCCCATACCATGGCGGCGGCGGTGCGGCAGGCCGCCGAGCTCGCCCCCGGTGCCAGCGCCGCCGAGGTGGCGGAGGCACTGGCCGTAGGCAGCATGCGCGGCGCCCGCGGAAACTCGGGCGTGGTGCTCTCCCAGGTCATCCGGGGGGTAGCGCAGTCGGTGGGTGAGGCACCCCTCGGCGGCGAGGCGGTGGCCGAGGCGCTGACAAGCGCGGTGGATTTCGTCGACCGCGCGATCGCGGAGCCCGTCGAGGGCACGGTGGTCACCGTCTTGCGCGCCGCGGCGGAAGCGGCCGGTGCCGCGCGCTCCTTGGGCCTCGAGGCGGTCGCAGCCGCGGCGAGCGATGCCGCGCGCGAGGCGCTCGCCCGCACCCCCTCCCAGCTGCCGGCACTGCGCGAGGCCGGGGTGGTCGATGCCGGGGGGACCGGACTTGCCATCCTGCTCGAGCAGCTCGTCAACGAGATCGCCGGGCGCGGCGGCGCGGTACCGGTCCCCCTACCAGATGAGGATGGCCAGCCCGCGCCCTACCTCGAGGTCATGTTTTTCTTCGACGGGCACTTAGATGCGCTCGAGGCGACGCTGCGCGAGCTTGGCGGCGATAGCATCGCGGTGGCCCGGGCGAGCGAGACCAGCGGCAGGGTGCACGTCCACTCGCGCCGGGCCGGTGCCGTCATCGAGGCCGCCTTCGCGGCCGGACAGGTCAGCGGCCTGCGTCTCGAGGTGTTGCCCGATGATGACCCGGCAGCAGGGGCGGGGGAGGCCGCGCCCCGGCGGATCATCGTCGCGCTGGCGCCGCCCGGATCGGTCGCCGAGATCTTCCGCGAGGCCGGAGCGCTTGCGGTGGACGCCGGGGAGGACCCGGCCGGGGCTGTGCTGGAGGCGATCGCGGGGTCCCGGGCGCGGGAGGTCATCGTCTTGCCCAACGGCCTGATGGGGGCCGAGGAGATCGCGGAGGTGGAAAGGCGCGCCGGCGTCGAGCCCGGGGCGCTCAGCGTCGCCCCGACGGTGCGTTTGGTCAACGGCATCGCGGCCTTGTCTGTCTACGAGCCCGAGCAGCCGCTCGCCAGCGCCGCCTACACCATGGCGGAGGCGGCTGGGGCGATGCGCACGGCCGTGGTCCAGCGCACCAACGGCGGCATTTCCGTGGCCACGGCGGCGGGCGTGAGCGTCGAGGGCGGGTCGGCGGCCGAGGTGATCGCGCTCGCGTGCGAGCGCCTCCTCGGCCAGGGCGGTGAGCTCGTCTCCATCCTCTTCGACCCGGATCAGGTCGCCGCGGCGGAGATCGCCGCGCTCGGCCAGCCGGCGGCGGAGCTGCGTGCCCACCCGGCTGATGGGCTCGGAGTGATCGCGGAGATCGGGGTGGAGTAGGCAGGTGCTAGGTAACGTCGACACGCGCCCGCTCAACCTCGTCGTACCGCTCAAGCAGGCCCGTGCGCTCCACCGACACCTCGGCATGGAAACCTGCGGGGACCTGCTGCGCCATTACCCGCGCAAGTACCTGCACTACGGCTCGGGCGGTGCGCTCGAGGGCACCAGCGAAGGCGATACCATCAGCGTGATTGGCGATATCGTCTCCGCCAGGTCGAACCCCAAGGCGGCGAAGCCGATGCACATTATCACCGTCTTCGACGGAACGGCCACGATCGAGGCGACGTTTTTCGGTTCGCGGTACGCCGCTGGCGTGCTTACCGAGGGCCGGCGGGTCATGCTTACCGGAAAGCTCGGCTACTACCGCGGGGCGCCGCAGCTCAAGCACCCCGACTTCGTGCTTCTCGACGGCTCCGCGGAGGCCACCGGCGCGCTGCGCCAGCTCGCTCACTTCGGAAAGATCGACGACATCCTCGCCGGGCGCGAATGGCTGCCCATGTACCCAGCGACGTCGAAGGTGAGCACGTGGACGATCATGGGGGCGGTCCACGCCGTGCTCTCGACCCTGCCGCGCATTGAAGAGCCGCTCGGCGCGACCCCGATCGGGTTCTGCTCCCTCGACCTGGCCATCCGCGGCGTCCACGCGCCGCCGCCCGAGGGGCCCGGCCGGGCGCTGGCGAGGCTGAAGTACGAAGAGGCCAGCGGGGTCGCGCTTGTTATGGCCGTGCGCCGTGCCGAGCAGGCCCAGCGCGTGACCACGGCGCTGCCGCACGTGCGCGGCGGCGACATGGACACGCTGCTCAACCGCCTGCCCTACACGCTCACTGACGGGCAGAGTCTCGTGCTCGGGGAGATTAGCGCGGACCTCTCGCGCCCGCGGCCGATGAGCCGCCTGCTCCAGGGCGAGGTCGGTTCCGGAAAAACCATCGTGAGCCTTGTGGCGATGCTCCAGGCCATCGATAACGGCGCCCAGTGCGCGCTGCTCGCGCCCACCGAGGTGCTCGTCGCCCAGCACGCGCGCTCGCTCCAGGAGACGACGATGCGGGCGGGCCTTCCCACCCGCATCGTGGCGCTGACGGGTTCGATGTCAGCGGGGCGTCGCCAGGAAGCGCTGCTCTCCATCGTCTCGGGCGAGGCGGATATCGTCGTGGGCACCCACGCCCTGCTGCAAGAGGCCGTGGAGTTTTTCCGCCTCGGCCTCGTCATCGTCGATGAGCAGCACCGCTTCGGCGTGGAACAGAGGGATGCCCTGCGCGCGAAGTCCCCGGATGCCCCGCCGCACATGCTGGTGATGACGGCGACGCCGATCCCGCGCACCATGGCGATCACGGTCTTTGGCGATCTGGAAATCTCCACCCTCAAGGAGCTGCCGGGCGGACGCAAGCCAATCCAGTCCTCGCTGGTGCCCGAGTTCAAGCCGCGGTGGGTGGCGCGGGCGTGGGAGAAGATCCGCGAG
Coding sequences within it:
- a CDS encoding DAK2 domain-containing protein, yielding MANPPAFDGPRLLSWAQRSAAELERRRVEINQLNVFPVPDSDTGSNMAHTMAAAVRQAAELAPGASAAEVAEALAVGSMRGARGNSGVVLSQVIRGVAQSVGEAPLGGEAVAEALTSAVDFVDRAIAEPVEGTVVTVLRAAAEAAGAARSLGLEAVAAAASDAAREALARTPSQLPALREAGVVDAGGTGLAILLEQLVNEIAGRGGAVPVPLPDEDGQPAPYLEVMFFFDGHLDALEATLRELGGDSIAVARASETSGRVHVHSRRAGAVIEAAFAAGQVSGLRLEVLPDDDPAAGAGEAAPRRIIVALAPPGSVAEIFREAGALAVDAGEDPAGAVLEAIAGSRAREVIVLPNGLMGAEEIAEVERRAGVEPGALSVAPTVRLVNGIAALSVYEPEQPLASAAYTMAEAAGAMRTAVVQRTNGGISVATAAGVSVEGGSAAEVIALACERLLGQGGELVSILFDPDQVAAAEIAALGQPAAELRAHPADGLGVIAEIGVE
- a CDS encoding ATP-dependent DNA helicase RecG, whose amino-acid sequence is MLGNVDTRPLNLVVPLKQARALHRHLGMETCGDLLRHYPRKYLHYGSGGALEGTSEGDTISVIGDIVSARSNPKAAKPMHIITVFDGTATIEATFFGSRYAAGVLTEGRRVMLTGKLGYYRGAPQLKHPDFVLLDGSAEATGALRQLAHFGKIDDILAGREWLPMYPATSKVSTWTIMGAVHAVLSTLPRIEEPLGATPIGFCSLDLAIRGVHAPPPEGPGRALARLKYEEASGVALVMAVRRAEQAQRVTTALPHVRGGDMDTLLNRLPYTLTDGQSLVLGEISADLSRPRPMSRLLQGEVGSGKTIVSLVAMLQAIDNGAQCALLAPTEVLVAQHARSLQETTMRAGLPTRIVALTGSMSAGRRQEALLSIVSGEADIVVGTHALLQEAVEFFRLGLVIVDEQHRFGVEQRDALRAKSPDAPPHMLVMTATPIPRTMAITVFGDLEISTLKELPGGRKPIQSSLVPEFKPRWVARAWEKIREEAAAGRQAYIVCPRIDGPGGVTETAEALADTEFEDLSVGVLHGRLPAEEKDAVMADFSAGGIDVLVSTTVIEVGVDVPNATVMMVRESEHFGVSQLHQLRGRVGRGGNASLCLFHTRAEPGTPAFERVSQVAATSDGFELAELDLKARQEGDILGAAQSGNRRTLRLINLVADYDIVRRAYDDAEEFVARFPAQAADAARELVTTVPEEWEYLDKT
- a CDS encoding thiamine-phosphate kinase — protein: MIRTGFSAAGPTLAEVGEYEVIRAIRQAAPSALNGDDAAVFTPSVPNSRVVATTDMLVEGRHFTPEFTTPFDLGRKAVVQNFADVEAMGARPIAAVLALSAPGSTPLEVVRELAAGIQSKVGEYSCELVGGDVTSGEQLVLSLSAIGSLGGSLPPLRLAGARAGQRVVAHGNIGYSAAGLALLQSGAQIPTALYPLVHAYQCPQLTPGRGLIARAAGATAMTDNSDGLVRDVSALASQSNVLIDLYSAALAPDELLCAAGELLGEDPWAWVLTGGEDHTLVGTTEGDAPVGFRTIGSVRKGSGVLVDALEPAYTDGWESFL
- a CDS encoding uracil-DNA glycosylase; its protein translation is MTLPVHESWQSPLAPVEERIHAMGQFLRAEGAYLPRGNDILRAFADPFDAVRVLIVGQDPYPSPGHPMGLAFSTQPGVAAPRSLVNIYRELEADLGIPPRADGDLSSWAGQGIMLLNRVLTVRPGKPASHRGKGWEAVTEEAIRALARRDLPLVAILWGRDAQGAAAFLGDIPRIESPHPSPLSANRGFFGSRPFSRANELLEAQGVSGVDWSL